DNA sequence from the Methylacidiphilum kamchatkense Kam1 genome:
CAGTTGATTTGCAATCCCTTCTGGGATTTGAGGCAAAGAACAGTAATAATCGTGGTTTCCCATGAGAATGATCTCAGCCTGTTCTCTTATCTTTTGTAAGCATCGAGAAGGTTCGGCCCCATAGCCTACCACATCCCCAAGACATATCATTTTATCTACTTTGATTTTGGCAATTTCCTCCAGAACGGATTCCAAAGCCTCAAGATTTCCATGAATGTCACTTAAAAAAGCGATTTTCATTTTCCAATCTAATAAATATTCTCGCAATCCGAAACCATTGATAAGTTTTTCTTTTTGACTAATATTATTCTTGACTATAGATAGTCTATTTTATTACTAGAGTATATTCTATGCTTATTTTCCCCTCTATCATTCAGACAATAGGAAGGACGCCCTTGGTTCGGTTAAATAAAATGACCCAAGGATTGGAGGCACAGGTTGCCATAAAATGTGAATTTTTCAACCCTTTGAGCAGTGTCAAAGACCGCATTGGTATCGCAATGATCGATCAGGCGGAAAGAGAAGGAAAAATAAACTCGAAGACCACGATCATTGAACCGACTTCTGGGAACACTGGGATTGCATTGGCCTTCGTAGCGGCTGCCAAAGGTTATTCTCTTATTTTAACCATGCCTGAAAGCATGAGTATCGAACGAAGAACTCTTTTAGCCCTCCTTGGTGCTCGTCTGGTACTGACTCCGGCTCAACAAGGCATGCGTGGGGCGGTCGAGAAAGCAATGGAAATCGCATCGAAAACAGAAAATAGTTGGATCCCTCAACAATTTGACAATCCCGCTAACCCTGAAATCCACCGGAGGACTACAGCCGAAGAAATCTGGAAAGATACAGAGGGAAAAGTAGATATTTTTGTTGCTGGTGTGGGAACTGGAGGCACAATTACAGGAGTCAGTGAGGTAATAAAGAAAAGAAAATCATCGTTTTATTCTGTTGCTGTCGAACCAGCTGCCTCTCCTGTCATTTCTCAAACCCTAAGAGGGGAACCTCTAAAGCCTGGCCCCCATAAAATTCAAGGGATAGGAGCAGGTTTTGTCCCCAAAAATCTGAATCTTAAAATAATTGATGAAGTCTTTACAGTAACTGATCAAGAGGCAATCACTACGGCTCAACGACTCGCTTCCGAAGAAGGCATTCTAGCAGGCATTTCTTCAGGAGCAACCGTTTTTGCCGCTCTCGAAATTGCCAAGCGCAAAGAAAATAAAGGGAAATTGATTGTGGCCATCGCAGCCAGTACGGGAGAAAGATACTTGAGCACAGCCCTTGCCGAGCAAGCTAAAAAATTTGCAGGTGGTATGATCTAAATTTTTTATTTTTTCCCTTGACTTGATATACTTTTACTGTAATTTTGTAGTACAACAAATATTATAAATCTGATTCTTCTCTTTTCTTAATGTACAAAAATAACGTAAGTTATTTTCAATAATTTCTTATTTACTTTCTCAACTTTTCACTAATTCTAAGCGTATCAATATTAAGCAATGGACAACAACGATTCTGCTCTCAAACTTTATTTAAGGGAAATAAGCCAAATTCCACTGCTGACAAAAGAAAAAGAAGTGGAATTGGCTAAAAGAATACAACAAGGGGATCAAGAGGCAAGACGGCAAATGATTCAGGCCAATCTCCGGTTGGTCGTGAAGATAGCCCATGACTATGCCAATAGTGGGTTGCCTCTACCAGACCTTATTTCCGAAGGCAACATTGGGCTAATGAAAGCCGTCGATCGCTTCGACCCCTCGAAGGGAGGGAAGCTGAGCACCTATGCTGCATGGTGGATCAAACAGTCTATCAAACGGGCTCTAGCCAATCAAAGTAAAACAATTCGGCTGCCGGTCCATCTTGTTGATAAAATAGCTAAGATGAGAAGGGTAGCCATGCAGCTGTCAGAAGTTCTTGGGAGGGATCCAACAGATGAAGAATTAGCTGAGGAACTCGGCATGTCTACGACCAAAGTTGCCGAGTTAAGGACGATTGCCATCAGACCTGCTTCTCTCGATGCCACGGTAGGAGAAGAAGAGGATGGCACATCCTTGGGAGAACTAGTTAAGGATGAATCAGCCACGAGTCCCGACCAATCTGTTCTTGACCAAAACCTCAAGAATACTATTCTTGAATTGCTGCCTAAGCTCGATGAAAGGGAAAGAAAAATATTGAGCCTTAGATTTGGGCTAGAAGGCAATGAACAAATGACTTTGGAAGAGATCGGAAAAGAATTTCATGTAACTAGGGAAAGAATTCGTCAACTCCAAAATATTGCTTTACGAAAAATTCGAAAAGAGCTAGAAAAACAAGAAAAAGGGAAAAACCGTCTTACCAATAAACAATCCTTAAAAAAATAGTAGAATAAAGGAGAAAAACTTCTTTTTCACATGACCTATGTTTTAAGTAGCTCTATCGAAAGGCTTAAGGAGAAGATTCGAAATATCCCAAATTTTCCTCGTCAGGGAGTCCAATTTAAAGATATTACTCCTGCAATCGGGGAGGGGCAGTTCTTTAGATTGATAATGACGATCTTTATTTCCCGTTATCAAAAGAAAAAGATTGATAAAATTGCTGCGATCGATGCCCGAGGATTTATTTTTGCAGGAGCTTTGGCTCATTCTCTGGGAGTTGGTATCATTCCCATCCGGAAAAAGGGAAAATTGCCCTATAAAACTTATGAATTGCCTTATAAAAGTGAATATGGAGAAGAAATTTTAACAATACATCAGGACGCCATCACCAAGGGAGAAAGTATCCTCATTGTAGATGATGTGCTGGCAACTGGCAACACAGCGCTTACCGCAGCTTTACTCATCGAAAAGTGTGGAGGGAATCTGATGGAGTTAGGATTTCTTGCTGAGCTATGTGATTTAAAAGGCAGAGAAAAACTTTTCCCTTTTCCCTGTTATTCTATTCTTCAGTTCTAGTGACACTCCCTATTCCCCTAAAGGGGAGGGGTATTCCCGCTCCATTTTATAAAAAATCGAAATCCATCTCTCTATGTCTCGCACTCGACACTCTTCGATAAAGAAAAGGCTATCCTCTTTCCAAGGAATCCGTAGTTTTTTTATTAGGTATACTGTAGTTTTTGGGCGCTTCTTTCTCCCTTTCAGGTGCCATACTTAAAGAATAGGTTCTTTCTGTCCTTTAAAAGGCCAGCTTGCTTTATTCTTCTTGAAAGTCTTCCTTATTTTTTTCCTAGCCATGCAAATTCCTCTTTTTGTCTTACGAATAAAGTCGACAAGTTTTTGAATTTCGTTACACTGCGAAACTTTTTCAATTTTTTCTAGGGCCTGTGAAACATTATATCCGCTAAAGTAAAGAATCTTATAGGCCTCTTCGATTTTTCTTCTTATTTCCTCCGTAATCCCTGCCCTTTTCAATCCAACTCTATTGATTCCTGAAACCTCGTTCGTATCGACAGCCATAAAATAAGGAGGAAGATCTTTCCCAATCCGGGTCTGACCACGAATCATCGTAAGCTCCCCTATTCTTACGTGTTGATGGATAACCGCTGCGCCTCCTAAAAACGCTCTTTTTTCAACATGAACATAGCCAGCAAGGAGAACATTATTAACCAAAACAACCTGATCTTCCACCAAACAGTTATGTGCTACATGGCTTCCAGCCATGAGAAAACAACGATTCCCAATTCTTGTAACAGACGATTCGGCCGAACCACGATGGATAGTTACATATTCTCGAATGATATTATCATCCCCAATAATAACCGAAGAAAATCCCCCTTTAAACGCCATGTCCTGAGGTTCAGCCCCAATGATTGCGCCAAAACCAATCTGATTTCTTTTCCCAATCTGACTATTTCCAGTTATTACGGCATGGGCCCGAATTTCAGAACCATCACCAATAGAACAGCCGGCTTCCACAATAGCCCATGGGCCAATAGAAACATCTTTCCCAATTTCAGCCTTGGAACTAACAATTGCCGTTGGATGTATCATAAAAAAAAATTTCCCCTCCCTGAGCCATCTCTAGGCAGTTTTAAAAAGAAGAACAAACTATATTAAAAATGAGCCTTTCCTCATTGTATCCTTCTCACATTGCCATTTTCATGTCCTTCATGGCCATTAGATAAAACATTAAACGGTTCGAAGGAAGAAACAAAAGAAAGGGGAATCCATCCATTAACTAAAATCCCCTCAGGCTGATAATCGGTCTCGACGCCAAAGCCCACCCGGTGAAATTTAGCAACCATGTCCATCCTATCGACAGGCACCTTTAAAGAGAGATATCGACGCTTCGTTTTTAACCACTGCTCAATTTTAAGTAAAAGCTTTTCACATCCCACTCCCGTAGCCGCAGAAATGGGTACGCTACCTGGATATTCCTGAATTCTTCTCTTAATAAGTCCATTGGACTTCACTAAATCGATTTTATTCCAGACCAGAATCGTTGGTTTGTCTAAGGCTCCGAGCTGTTCTAAAACTTTATTCACTTCTTCAATCTGATTTTCAGATAAAGGATGGGAAATATCTACCAGATGAATCAATAAATCGGCCTCTTTGACTTCTTCTAAAGTTGCCTTAAAAGATTCAACTAAATGAAAAGGTAATTTTTGAATAAACCCAACCGTATCAGACAGGAATATTTTTTGACCGCCTGAAAATTCAAACAGTCTAATGGTCGGATCGAGGGTAGCAAAAAGCTTATTTTCGACAAGGACTTTCGAATTGGTTAGAAGATTAAAAAGGGTGGATTTCCCTGCATTTGTGTATCCAACAAGACAAGCAGTCGGCCATGGAGACTTTTGTCGGCTACTTCGTTGGATATATCGAGTTTTCTTTACTTCCTCGAGCTCTTTTTTTAATCTATGAATCTTTTCCTGGATACGCCGGCGATCTACTTCAAGTTGAGTTTCTCCAGGACCCCGCGTCCCAATTCCTCCAGTCTGCCGAGAGAGGTGTGTCCATAAACGTGTTAACCTAGGAAGCAGATAGAGCAGTTGGGCAAGTTCGATTTGGAGTTTGCCTTCCCTTGTCTTTGCTCTTTGTGCAAAGATATCTAAAATAAGTTGGGTTCGATCCAGGACCTTACAACCGAAAAGAGAACTCAAATTACGGCATTGAATGGGAGATAGATCGTCATTAAAAAGGACAAAAGAAACCTTTTTTTCTTTACAAATTTCTGCAATCTCTTTTGCTTTCCCTTTCCCAATATAAAAAGGAGCTGTTGGAGAAGAGAGCCGCTGGACAATCCTGTCAATAATAAGTCCACCCGCCGAAATGGCTAATTCTTCTAACTCCTCAAAAGCTTCTTCAAAATTCTTCTCTCCTTTATCTAATCCGACAAGGATACCCGTTTCTTTTTTCTCCTCCTCGACTAAAGATATCATGCTAGCTAGCTCAATAACTCTCTTTTTTTTCTTCCTCCAACCAAACAATTAACCTCTTTGTTTATTTATTTACGAACAAAAAAATTTATTTTTTCAATATAACTTTTAATAAATGAACACTCTTCTTGTTCATTTTTCAACAAACAGTAACTTAAAGAATTCTCCCTTTTGAACCAAGTTTTTTGTCTTTTCCCATAGGCACAATGCTCTCTAAATATATCTTCCATCAATTTTACTTTATTTTTTTCTCTTTGCAGCAAATACTGGCCAATTCGCTTATAACCAATGGCCTGACATCTTTCGATTGCCTCAATGCCTCCGTCTTCAAGGAGCATGCATGTTTCCTTTTCCCATCCGGCTTCAAACATACTCTGGATTCTATTCCTTAAGCGTATTTCTAATTCTGACTTAGGACGATCAATCCAAAAGGCCAATGAAGGAACCACCAACGGAAAAGTTGTTTTTTGCTGCCATTCAATAATAGAGATGCCACTACATTTTTTAACTTCTATGGCTCGAATCACTCTCCTTGGATTGGAACAGTCGATAGAAGATGCGGCTAAAGGATCGATCTGTATTAAAAGCTCTGTTAGTTTTTTCTTATCTAATTTTTCTAATGATTTCCTCAACAGTGCATCCGCTGCAGGTGCCGCACAAAGTCCCCTAGTCATTGCCCGGAAATAAAGACCACAGCCCCCAACTACTAAAATAGCTCGCTTCTGTTGCAGCTCTTTGAATAAATACTCTTTAGCCCATTGGATAAAAAGAAAGACATTAAAAGACTCTTTCCAATCTACTAGATCTATACCCCCATACCTATACCGAATTCTCTCATGTAGAGAAGGTTTTGCTGTTCCTATATCAAGTTTTTTATAAACTTGCATCGAATCAATCGACAAAAGGGATACCCCCGTTGCTTCAGCAATTCTATGAGCGATTGCTGTTTTTCCAGTTGATGTCGCACCAACCAAAAAAAATACTGGTGCCTGTTCCAATGCCATAGGAGGGTAGTTTCTTGAAAAATCTAGATTCATCAGTACAACTCAAAGTACAATCAGATCTTGCTCCACTCCTTCGTATCGTCACTAAAAAAAAATGACCCTTTTCAATTTTTCAACCCACATCTTATTCTTAGACGATAAAAAGGAAAAAAAACCTATGGATTACAAACATTTTTCTGTAAAACTTACCGCCACGGAGAGTGGAAATTACCATCTAAATGCCCAGTTTCATCCCTTTTGGAACAACAAAAAAATAATAACTCTAGATCAAGATTTCCTCAATTGGAAAGAAATTATCGCTGGTGCCCGCTCCCTTTATGAAACAGTATCGAATCTTTTTAGTTGGGCCAAAGAACTCTATAATTCTTTTTATACCAAAGACTTATCCAAAAAAACCGATGCCTGGAATAAAGTGAAAGAAAAATCTCAGCCAACAGATAAAAACTTTTCTACTAAAGAGACAGAAGCAACTCCTCTCAAAGATCTTAACCGCTCGCCCAATAAGGCTCCCAAGGAGAGATTTCAAGAGCCGGATTCAAAACAGAAAATCTCTGCTACTTCAGAAACAGCAAAAAATATGATTCCCGAAGCTAAAAAGAAAGCCCAATCAAAAAAGCAATTGAAAAGCCCTTCATCAAAAGAAGACTTTGTAAAAACGGCTCTTTGTTCTCCTTTGACAAGACACATTCTGAAGACATGTATGGAACTGGGTCAATCCATCCTTAAAGAAAACAACAGTGTAGTAAAAACAGAAGGCCAAAAGAACCGATTTGAAAAGAAAGACTCTTCTCTGAAGACCGACAAAGAAAAGGAAAAATGGTCTATTTGGATTGGGTTTTCAATGTCTGATACAAAACAAGGTTCTACCCCTAAACGAAGCAAAACCCTCTCTTTCTAAAGAGTTCTAAGGAAGCGAATTTTCCCATTATCTATGGAATCCACCCCCTCCATGGAATCCACCCCCTCCATGGAATCCACCGCCATGGGGGCCAACACCATGGAAGCCTCCAGGAACGCCTCTGGCCCCAGGATACCCATGAAAACGTGCGCCTCCATAAAAAGGAGCATGACCATATCCTCTCATAGCAGAAGAAGCCCAATTTCTAGTGGGTAGCCCCTGATGGAACTGAGATCCTCCAAGCCTAGAGTTAGCCATGGAAGATGGGGATGAATGAATTGCTGGAGAATTAAAAGATGTTCCGCCTCCATGTCCCAGAAAAGATCCTCCAGGGTTCATCGCCCTTTGAGTCAAAGTATGAGGGGAAGACCCATAAGATTGAGCACCAAAATTTCTTGACCAATTGCTCTGACTTAGAGGGGATTGTCCATTCAATGTATGCGTTCCCCAAGTTCCAAAATTCCTTGTTGTGTTGAGTGTGTTGAACATATTCCGATTAATAATCGTATTGTTATTAACAATAGTCGTTCTGTTAAACGAACTAACCGAATACCAGGGCATTCCCCACCAGGGTCTTCCAAAAAAGAATCCAAGAGAAATTCCAGGGATAAAAGGATAACCTATTCCAATTCCAAGTCCCCAACCTCCTCCCCAAAATCCTAATCCTATCCCGGCACCCCATCCCCAGCCTACCCATGGATACCAAAGGGGAGCCCACCAATAAGGACCAAAAAACCAAGGAGAATAAGCCCAATAAGGAGGATACCAATAAGGATAATAGGGAGGAGGATAATAAGAAGAGCCCACAGCTCCAGTGTACCCTCTGAAAGCTGATGAATTAGAAGCATTATTATCAGATCTATTGCTTTCTTCCTTATTAGAATTCTCTCCTCTTCTTCCCTGACTAATTGCCTTTTGAACCATTGGAATTTGAGCTTCTACAAACTGAGCAAACTGGTCTGCTCCATCAGCACTGCTTGCAAGTTGTTCCAGTTTCAAAGCTTGAGGAACGGTAATCAGATCATCGGGATTGACATGGAAACGAGAAGCAATTTCATTTTGTTTAGATTTTATTTGCTCAATGGTTCTTCTTACAGATTGAGCATAGTTTCTGGAATTTGTAGCAGCCATTTGCAACTGCATAATAGTCGCTTCAGTTGCGTGCGAAGGATCCGCAAGAAGCCCTTGGACTTGACTCATCCTTCCTTGTTGCTCTGAGTCAGGGGGTAAAGTTGATAATCCAGAAGAAAAAGCAGCACTAAATTCTTTTTTTGCTTTTTGTAATTGGTGCTCATGATAGGCTTGTGAGAAGGAAAAATATGACATCAAAAGAACAACTATTCCCCCAAGCACACTCCCAATTTTTGTTAACATATAGACATCCTTATTAAGTATTTATAAAAAAATAAGATTATAAGTACAAAAGGTCAATAGAGAGCATGGTATAGCTGGATAGCCAATCTTCCCTCTTCTCAAAAAAAAAGTTGAACTACATAGTATCTAAGATGGATGCTCGTCCTAACAAAACCCTTTTCATAGTTCTTTTTATAGGCCTTTTAGTTGTCCTTTTTTCTCTTTTTCTTTTGTATTTTATAGATAAGATCGAAAGAATGTTTCCCAAAAAATTTCCTAAACAACAAAAAATTACTGTTGTCGTTCCTACCCCAACTTCTTGTGAAGGGTATATGAGATTTTTTGAAAGAATCGGAGATGGAGGACAATGGACCTCAGAGTCCGATTTTATTCCCGTTCTTATCGGCAGAAACGGTTTATCGTGGGGTAGAGGATTGCACGACATACAGGAAGGAGAACAAAAAAAAGAGGGAGATGGAAAGACTCCAGCTGGTATCTTTAATTTGGGATTAATCATGGGAGTTGCTAAAGAGCTCCCATTAGGAGCTAGCTGGCCTTTATACCATAAAAAAAGCCCTCTGGATGCTTGGATCGAAGATCCCACCTTACCCCATTATAATCATCTTGTCACTATTTCTGAAGCTTCTTCTCCTCCAACATGGTTTGAAAAGCAACGCCTTCGTATCGAAGATCCGCATTTGGAATGGATGGTCTTCATAGAACATAACTATCCAGATGCTATCCCAGGCATGGGAAGTGCTGTTTTCCTCCATGAAAGATATGGAGAACATACCCCTACTTCTGGTTGTGTCGCAATGGAAAAGGAAAGATTAATCGAATTAATTCGATGGATATCTTATGATGCCAAGCCTAAAATTGTGATCCTCTCTATTCCTGATTATGCTAGGCTTCAAATCCAGTGGGACCTTCCCCCTTTGCACCAAGCCTATCCAGAGGCTTTTCTAATTGTGAATCAAAACAAACAATAAACTGATTGACAAAAGTCGCTACAACAAATACTGTAAGTATTTTGCACCTATTTCCGAAGAAAAGCTCTTAATTGTCCTTACCGATAAAATAGAGTTAAATAGAAAGTTGACTGATACCCAGGGCTTCATGGGTGAGAGGAACTCTGATTTTTTTTATTGTCTGTCGTGATTCTTCCAGAACGCCATTGGAATATCATCAATAGACATCACGCAAGTATCTTTTGGTAGAGCGAAGATTTTGGACATATTCTTGAGCTTTTTCTTTGGAAAGCCCTCCCGCAGTCTCACAAATCCTATGAAGAGCTGCATCAACATCTTTTGCCATCCTATGGGCATCGCCGCATACATACACGTAGGCCCCCTCCTGCAACCAACTCCAAAAGTCTTGAGCATTCTCCAACATCCGATGTTGGACATAAATTTTATAAGACTGATCACGTGAAAAAGCAGTATCGAGTCGAGTCAATACACCCTTCTTTAAAAAATCTTCGAGTTCCTCCTGATAAAAGAAATCCGTGGCACGATGCTGCTCTCCAAAGAAAAGCCAATTTTTCCCTTTCGCTCCTATAGCCATCCTCTCCTGAAGAAAAGCCCTAAAAGGAGCAATCCCCGTTCCAGGTCCTATCATAATCATGGGTGTGTCTGGATCAGAGGGAATACGAAAATTGGGATTAGATCGAATAAAAATAGGAATGGGGACTTTGGGGGAGGCTTCAGCCAGAAAATTAGAACATATACCCCTTCTCCATCGTCCATGTTGAATATATCTCACAACTACCACCGTAAGGTGAACTTCCATTTCATACAGCTTTGGGCTACAGGCAATAGAATAATATCGAGGAGAAAGGGATCTTAAATTTTTAACAAGTTCAAGAGCCCCAATCCCCTTCTTTGGAAAATCGTCAAGAATAGAGTTGATTTCGTAATGCCGATATAAGGCTTCTCGCAATGGAACATTTTCACCACTTGGTGTGGGAACAATTTCTTCTCCGGTATAACCTAATGTTTCAATGATTTCTTGAACAAGCACTGGCCAGTTCGTTGGGAAAACGCCCACGGCATCTCCCGGAAGATAACTCAAATCGGAGCCTTCCAAAGATAACTCCAGATGCCGTGTTTCTTTCTCAGAACCCATTAATGTTAATCGCCTGTTTTCTAACACTCTCGAAGGAAAAGGGTTTTGTTTATTAAAAGGGGGTTGTGGAACTGAAACTTTTTTGGGGGTCAAAGGAACACTTACTTTTTGCCCTTCCCCCTTTGTTTCCACGCTAAGAGCCTGCTCATTCTGATCTGAAATCTGTAAAGAACGTGGCAAAATTTCCAAAACACTATCTATCCATTTGGAAGCCGATTCTTCATAATCCACATCGCAATCAACCCTTGGATAGATCCTTTTGGCTCCCAGCTCTTCCAATCTTTTATCCACATTTTTCCCAGCTTGACAAAAATCTGGATAAGCAGAATCGCCCAATGCCAAAAGGGCGTATTGGAGATTTTCTAATCTAGGAGCCTCTGAAGAAGACAAATACTCCCAAAATTCTCTCGCATTATCTGGAGGTTCCCCTTCCCCAAAAGTACTTATAAAGAAAATAGCATAGGATTCTTTAGTTAAATCAACACTTTTGAAATCAGCTAGATCGATGACCGATACGGGAAACTTTACAGACTGCAACTTCCTCCCCATTCGCTTCGCTAGCTCTTCGGCGTTTCCTGTTTGACTCCCAAAAAATATTTTTATGGTTAAATGATTCGTCCTAGAAGACTCTCCTTCCTTTTGTAGTTCGGTCTGAGGGAAAGAGAGTAAATTAAAGATGAATTCTTCTGCCCATTGACGCGCTACTGGGGAAATTGGTGCCCATTTAGGAATAGAAGGAAAGGGTCTTCCAGCCTCCGCATATTCCATTATGCCAGCCAGGAAACCGCTAATCCACGCTTTCTCTACCAAGGATAGCGGAGCTGTCTCAGGAAGCTTTCGTATGTTCTCTTTTGGTACCAATTCTAAGGAACCCTCCATTTATGTTTTTAAACTACTTATTACAAAAAACCGAAAGCAAAAAGTTTCTATATTCCAAGTATAATTCAAGAAAAAAAAAACATTTTTTGAATTCTTTTTTTAAAATATCACTTTTCGGTTTGGAAGCCTGCGAGGGATAGAGATAAATGGCATCAAAGAGTTTTAAACAGAGCCAAAAGCACAGCAACACAGCCAATATTAACCATAGAAAGAGGAAGAAAAATCTTCCATCCCAAATTCATGAGTTGATCATATCGGAAGCGAGGAAGGGTCCATCGAATCCAAATAAAAAGGAACAAAAATACAAGAATTTTTAACAAAAACACTAACGCCTGGATTAACAACCCACCGATACCAACTCCCTTTGTCAACAACCCAAAAGGCAGACTCCAGCCACCAAAAAACAGTGTAATAATCAAAGCACTTGCAGCCACCATTGCAGCATATTCCCCTAAAAAGAACATACCGAACTTCATCCCCCATATTCCGTATTATATCCAGCCACTAGTTCCTGTTCGCTTTCAGGTAAATCAAATGGCGCTCGATTTGTCTCAGCAAACAAAGCTACCAAAAAGATCAGAAAAGAGATAAAAAGAAAAGGCCACATCGCAAAAAGTTTCCAATCCAAATGTTGCGCAAAAAAGGAATTACCAACCAACCATGTTCTATCTGAAATTTAACAATATCAGAAAAATTCAAACTTCCCGTCAAAAGAAATACAGGTATGACCGAAAACCCAAGAGCTACTTCATAAGAAATCATCTGAGCGGTAGACCGTATACCTCCTAGGAAAGCGTATTTTGAATTGGAAGCCCATCCAGCAAGGACAATCCCATAAACGCTCAAAGAGCTGATAGCAAATGCCCATAAGACGCCAGCTCCTGCATTGATAATGACTCCAGGCTGAGGAACAACGATCTTCAAAGAAGAGATCGTCACTGGATCAATGGATGCAAAGGGAACAAGACCAATAATTACTAACGGAGGGATAATGACAAAAAAAGGAGCGAGCGTGTAATAAAATTTTTTTACAACTCCAGGAACAAATTGTTCTTTAAGCATGAGTTTAAAGGCATCGGCAATAGGTTGGCCTAATCCCCAAAAACGTCCTTTAAGAAAAGGAAGTCCCACGCGGTTAGGTCCCACTCTATCCTGAATGGCAGCGCATATTTTCCTTTCGGCCAAAACGGTATAAGCAACAATGCCTAAAAGAACACCAACAACAACGGCAATCTT
Encoded proteins:
- the cysK gene encoding cysteine synthase A translates to MLIFPSIIQTIGRTPLVRLNKMTQGLEAQVAIKCEFFNPLSSVKDRIGIAMIDQAEREGKINSKTTIIEPTSGNTGIALAFVAAAKGYSLILTMPESMSIERRTLLALLGARLVLTPAQQGMRGAVEKAMEIASKTENSWIPQQFDNPANPEIHRRTTAEEIWKDTEGKVDIFVAGVGTGGTITGVSEVIKKRKSSFYSVAVEPAASPVISQTLRGEPLKPGPHKIQGIGAGFVPKNLNLKIIDEVFTVTDQEAITTAQRLASEEGILAGISSGATVFAALEIAKRKENKGKLIVAIAASTGERYLSTALAEQAKKFAGGMI
- a CDS encoding sigma-70 family RNA polymerase sigma factor → MDNNDSALKLYLREISQIPLLTKEKEVELAKRIQQGDQEARRQMIQANLRLVVKIAHDYANSGLPLPDLISEGNIGLMKAVDRFDPSKGGKLSTYAAWWIKQSIKRALANQSKTIRLPVHLVDKIAKMRRVAMQLSEVLGRDPTDEELAEELGMSTTKVAELRTIAIRPASLDATVGEEEDGTSLGELVKDESATSPDQSVLDQNLKNTILELLPKLDERERKILSLRFGLEGNEQMTLEEIGKEFHVTRERIRQLQNIALRKIRKELEKQEKGKNRLTNKQSLKK
- a CDS encoding adenine phosphoribosyltransferase, which encodes MTYVLSSSIERLKEKIRNIPNFPRQGVQFKDITPAIGEGQFFRLIMTIFISRYQKKKIDKIAAIDARGFIFAGALAHSLGVGIIPIRKKGKLPYKTYELPYKSEYGEEILTIHQDAITKGESILIVDDVLATGNTALTAALLIEKCGGNLMELGFLAELCDLKGREKLFPFPCYSILQF
- the lpxA gene encoding acyl-ACP--UDP-N-acetylglucosamine O-acyltransferase, which translates into the protein MIHPTAIVSSKAEIGKDVSIGPWAIVEAGCSIGDGSEIRAHAVITGNSQIGKRNQIGFGAIIGAEPQDMAFKGGFSSVIIGDDNIIREYVTIHRGSAESSVTRIGNRCFLMAGSHVAHNCLVEDQVVLVNNVLLAGYVHVEKRAFLGGAAVIHQHVRIGELTMIRGQTRIGKDLPPYFMAVDTNEVSGINRVGLKRAGITEEIRRKIEEAYKILYFSGYNVSQALEKIEKVSQCNEIQKLVDFIRKTKRGICMARKKIRKTFKKNKASWPFKGQKEPIL
- the hflX gene encoding GTPase HflX; this translates as MISLVEEEKKETGILVGLDKGEKNFEEAFEELEELAISAGGLIIDRIVQRLSSPTAPFYIGKGKAKEIAEICKEKKVSFVLFNDDLSPIQCRNLSSLFGCKVLDRTQLILDIFAQRAKTREGKLQIELAQLLYLLPRLTRLWTHLSRQTGGIGTRGPGETQLEVDRRRIQEKIHRLKKELEEVKKTRYIQRSSRQKSPWPTACLVGYTNAGKSTLFNLLTNSKVLVENKLFATLDPTIRLFEFSGGQKIFLSDTVGFIQKLPFHLVESFKATLEEVKEADLLIHLVDISHPLSENQIEEVNKVLEQLGALDKPTILVWNKIDLVKSNGLIKRRIQEYPGSVPISAATGVGCEKLLLKIEQWLKTKRRYLSLKVPVDRMDMVAKFHRVGFGVETDYQPEGILVNGWIPLSFVSSFEPFNVLSNGHEGHENGNVRRIQ
- the miaA gene encoding tRNA (adenosine(37)-N6)-dimethylallyltransferase MiaA; translation: MALEQAPVFFLVGATSTGKTAIAHRIAEATGVSLLSIDSMQVYKKLDIGTAKPSLHERIRYRYGGIDLVDWKESFNVFLFIQWAKEYLFKELQQKRAILVVGGCGLYFRAMTRGLCAAPAADALLRKSLEKLDKKKLTELLIQIDPLAASSIDCSNPRRVIRAIEVKKCSGISIIEWQQKTTFPLVVPSLAFWIDRPKSELEIRLRNRIQSMFEAGWEKETCMLLEDGGIEAIERCQAIGYKRIGQYLLQREKNKVKLMEDIFREHCAYGKRQKTWFKRENSLSYCLLKNEQEECSFIKSYIEKINFFVRK
- a CDS encoding L,D-transpeptidase family protein, which encodes MNYIVSKMDARPNKTLFIVLFIGLLVVLFSLFLLYFIDKIERMFPKKFPKQQKITVVVPTPTSCEGYMRFFERIGDGGQWTSESDFIPVLIGRNGLSWGRGLHDIQEGEQKKEGDGKTPAGIFNLGLIMGVAKELPLGASWPLYHKKSPLDAWIEDPTLPHYNHLVTISEASSPPTWFEKQRLRIEDPHLEWMVFIEHNYPDAIPGMGSAVFLHERYGEHTPTSGCVAMEKERLIELIRWISYDAKPKIVILSIPDYARLQIQWDLPPLHQAYPEAFLIVNQNKQ
- a CDS encoding diflavin oxidoreductase; its protein translation is MEGSLELVPKENIRKLPETAPLSLVEKAWISGFLAGIMEYAEAGRPFPSIPKWAPISPVARQWAEEFIFNLLSFPQTELQKEGESSRTNHLTIKIFFGSQTGNAEELAKRMGRKLQSVKFPVSVIDLADFKSVDLTKESYAIFFISTFGEGEPPDNAREFWEYLSSSEAPRLENLQYALLALGDSAYPDFCQAGKNVDKRLEELGAKRIYPRVDCDVDYEESASKWIDSVLEILPRSLQISDQNEQALSVETKGEGQKVSVPLTPKKVSVPQPPFNKQNPFPSRVLENRRLTLMGSEKETRHLELSLEGSDLSYLPGDAVGVFPTNWPVLVQEIIETLGYTGEEIVPTPSGENVPLREALYRHYEINSILDDFPKKGIGALELVKNLRSLSPRYYSIACSPKLYEMEVHLTVVVVRYIQHGRWRRGICSNFLAEASPKVPIPIFIRSNPNFRIPSDPDTPMIMIGPGTGIAPFRAFLQERMAIGAKGKNWLFFGEQHRATDFFYQEELEDFLKKGVLTRLDTAFSRDQSYKIYVQHRMLENAQDFWSWLQEGAYVYVCGDAHRMAKDVDAALHRICETAGGLSKEKAQEYVQNLRSTKRYLRDVY